From Thermotoga sp. Ku-13t, the proteins below share one genomic window:
- a CDS encoding Mut7-C RNAse domain-containing protein: MMNMFFADRMLGKLARKLRLLGFDTVYSSQMSEEEILQLCKESGRILITRDRDLLKKAVENGVRCYYVSSDDWREQLVELSKKIDLKNSKRMSRCSLCNVELVEANEEQIKEKVPLYVQQTHREFYSCPVCGRVYWAGSHVEHAEELFRRLGL; this comes from the coding sequence ATGATGAACATGTTCTTCGCCGACAGGATGCTTGGAAAGCTTGCGAGGAAACTCAGGTTGCTCGGTTTCGATACGGTCTATTCCTCGCAGATGAGCGAGGAAGAAATACTTCAGCTCTGCAAAGAGTCCGGCCGCATTCTGATCACGAGAGATCGGGATTTGCTGAAGAAGGCCGTCGAAAACGGTGTGCGTTGTTATTACGTCAGTTCGGATGATTGGCGAGAACAACTGGTGGAACTTTCGAAGAAGATCGATCTGAAGAACTCGAAGCGCATGAGCAGGTGCAGCCTGTGCAACGTCGAGCTGGTCGAAGCAAACGAAGAACAGATAAAGGAAAAAGTCCCGCTCTACGTTCAGCAGACACACAGAGAGTTTTACTCGTGTCCCGTGTGTGGCCGCGTGTACTGGGCTGGTTCACACGTGGAGCACGCCGAAGAACTTTTCAGGAGGCTGGGACTCTGA